From the genome of Lycorma delicatula isolate Av1 chromosome 11, ASM4794821v1, whole genome shotgun sequence, one region includes:
- the LOC142331975 gene encoding uncharacterized protein LOC142331975, with amino-acid sequence MIAVLVLFWCVAVSPAPDWTDCPASCRCKWTSGKKSALCRDAGFTTVPDTLDSDMQVLDLTGNAIPYLTKDAFKSVGLLNLQRIFLKGTGVRELHRDAFKDLKILVEVDLSDNLIGTIHQDTFTGNDRLRVLYLNGNPITELRAAQFPPLPHLRTLEFQHCQLRLVHRDAFIHVTALETLSLNGNRLQQISETVFLPVSKLKTLSLDGNPWKCDCELRRFRNWLLESNLYSHSLTCTEPAIVSSKHWEEVKPLEFACPPIVSIQETMVQEEPGGNVTFRCRVWGDPSPIVVWLFNGHILGNSTQISQDQVLLIEDEDGDVSNEKWTTLTMFNVTDVDAGEYTCLATNLRGSSSANVSLILPEVVTATTLSKREPWMKYAVWTGAGISTVLVTGIFLLCCACRVRRNRSKRHRRKAKMKGSGSFSDQDKRLLDVSITTTTDRPSGSCEGLSSQPDMELLEQSMQSIPLEVCEQPVHITIESHGHPNQEPVVFPPPPEFSTSVLPPGAFGNIFISVSVSQEEPPRYPDLLDLPHRKSKSVSTGTDTPYFATLPRQSRSGSMTAKDQAIPPPQYDNMGPRVTAGGSSTLSLPDTASQEDIPPPPPPPLCSPLTVEYVSL; translated from the coding sequence ATGATCGCCGTGCTGGTGCTCTTCTGGTGTGTGGCCGTGAGCCCAGCCCCGGACTGGACGGACTGCCCCGCATCATGTCGTTGCAAGTGGACATCAGGTAAAAAGTCAGCGTTATGTCGAGACGCCGGCTTTACAACGGTACCGGACACCCTCGATTCGGACATGCAAGTATTAGATTTAACAGGAAACGCGATACCATATCTGACCAAAGATGCTTTCAAAAGTGTCGGactattaaatttacaaagaatatttttaaaaggtacGGGTGTGCGTGAATTACATAGAGACGCTTTTAAAGATCTTAAAATTTTAGTCGAAGTGGACTTATCCGATAACCTTATAGGTACTATTCATCAAGACACTTTTACCGGTAACGATAGATTAAgggtattatatttaaatggcaACCCGATCACCGAACTGAGGGCGGCTCAATTTCCTCCGTTGCCGCATCTTCGAACGTTGGAATTCCAACACTGTCAACTGCGTCTTGTACATCGCGATGCGTTTATTCATGTGACCGCATTAGAGACATTAAGTCTGAACGGAAACCGTTTACAACAGATATCAGAAACGGTATTTTTACCGGtttcaaaactaaaaactttGTCGTTAGACGGTAACCCTTGGAAATGTGACTGCGAATTAAGAAGGTTTCGTAATTGGCTATTAGAATCAAATCTCTATTCGCATTCTTTAACTTGTACCGAACCGGCTATCGTGTCTTCTAAACACTGGGAAGAAGTAAAACCTCTTGAATTTGCTTGTCCTCCTATCGTGTCGATTCAAGAAACTATGGTTCAAGAAGAACCGGGTGGTAATGTTACGTTTCGTTGTCGGGTATGGGGTGATCCCAGTCCGATTGTAGTTTGGCTTTTTAACGGCCACATTTTGGGTAATTCGACTCAAATAAGTCAAGACCAAGTGCTCTTAATTGAGGATGAGGACGGGGATGTATCTAATGAAAAGTGGACCACGTTGACCATGTTCAACGTTACCGATGTCGATGCCGGTGAATATACCTGTTTAGCTACAAATCTTCGCGGTTCATCGTCGGCAAACGTATCGTTAATTTTACCGGAGGTAGTAACGGCGACAACATTAAGCAAAAGAGAACCGTGGATGAAATATGCCGTTTGGACGGGTGCAGGAATATCAACGGTTTTAGTCAccggtatatttttattatgttgtgcGTGCAGAGTAAGACGTAACCGATCAAAAAGACACAGAAGAAAAGCGAAAATGAAAGGAAGCGGAAGTTTTTCAGATCAAGATAAACGTCTTCTCGATGTAAGTATTACAACAACTACCGATCGGCCTTCAGGAAGTTGTGAAGGTCTTTCATCGCAACCGGATATGGAATTATTAGAACAATCCATGCAATCGATTCCTTTAGAAGTATGCGAACAGCCGGTTCATATAACGATAGAAAGTCACGGTCATCCGAATCAAGAACCGGTGGTTTTTCCTCCGCCACCAGAATTTTCAACCAGCGTATTACCGCCAGGAGCTTTCGGTAATATTTTCATATCGGTATCGGTCAGTCAAGAAGAACCGCCTAGATATCCAGATCTTTTAGATCTTCCTCATCGTAAAAGTAAAAGTGTTAGTACAGGAACAGATACGCCATATTTTGCGACTTTACCTCGTCAAAGTAGATCGGGGTCGATGACCGCTAAGGACCAGGCTATACCGCCACCTCAATATGATAATATGGGACCTCGTGTCACTGCTGGCGGTAGTTCTACTCTTTCATTACCGGATACCGCTTCCCAAGAAGATATACCTCCTCCTCCACCGCCCCCGTTGTGCTCTCCATTAACCGTCGAATATGTATCtctatga